The nucleotide window AGGAGTCTGAGAGTTAAGTATCTCTGGAAGCGGTCGGTTACAGAGTCCAAACTGAAACTGAGCTTTTCAGTGGAAACCTCTGACAGACCTCAGAAAGCTGAAGAGCTGTTGGTCCAGACCACTTCATCAGATTACTGCAATAGCCTGAATCCCAGGATGGAAATGTAAAGCAATGAGGGACGGATGAGAAATTCAGAACAGGACAACGGGATCCCAACAGGACCTCTGTAAACAGTTTTCCTGAATAAACACACTGAGCACATGTTTGCAGACGCACAGTTGTGTTTTTAAGACAACGAGCAAATTTTCCTGCTCTGGAAAAACTTTGACAGGaatttcttaatttcttttgACTGAACTCCATAAATGATGGGATTCAGGCTGCTGGGAACTATGTGGATCAGGATGGCAGATATTTTCCTCTGGTCTGAGTACTGAGGGAAGCGATGCAGCGTAATTATAAAGATCCCACAGAAAAGCATGATGAGATACACCACCAGGTGGGTGCTGCAGGTCTTTAAGGCTTTTGTGTTCAGGGTCTTGTTCATACTGGTCAGACAGACAGCGGTGATCTTAGTGTAGGTGAGGATGATGCTGCCTATAGATGATGTGAACAGAACCACGGTGAAGGTCAGGCCGTAGATGTTATTGATGACCACGCTCTCACAGGACAGCTTGAACAGTGAGGCGTTGTCACAGAAAGGGTTCGTGATCAGAGTCCTGCATCGGTTCAGCCGTACGGTCAGACCCAGCAGAATCCCGACCAGAACAAAGGCCACCCCCCAGGCAGAGACGGTCAGCTTCAGCACCATTCTGTTGGTCATTATTGCAGAGTAACGCAGAGGATTACAGATGGCCACGTATCGGTCAAAGGCCATGATCATGAGCACCGTGTGGGAAGCGGTGCCAAAGACATGTGAAAAGAAAGCCTGAACAACACATTCATAGTAGCCGATGTGGCGCTCAGAGGGAGGCTTCAGGAGGTCAGACATGACCCGAGGCACCATGTACGAGTTACCAAGAACATCGTTCACTGGAAGGTTACAGAACAGCAGGTACATGGACTGATGGAGGCTTTTATCAATGCAAATC belongs to Fundulus heteroclitus isolate FHET01 chromosome 11, MU-UCD_Fhet_4.1, whole genome shotgun sequence and includes:
- the LOC118564484 gene encoding putative gustatory receptor clone PTE03, producing the protein MENHTLNSFTLQLEGLKVTETSMYPIFFFFLFSYLVIMILNVGIVVLICIDKSLHQSMYLLFCNLPVNDVLGNSYMVPRVMSDLLKPPSERHIGYYECVVQAFFSHVFGTASHTVLMIMAFDRYVAICNPLRYSAIMTNRMVLKLTVSAWGVAFVLVGILLGLTVRLNRCRTLITNPFCDNASLFKLSCESVVINNIYGLTFTVVLFTSSIGSIILTYTKITAVCLTSMNKTLNTKALKTCSTHLVVYLIMLFCGIFIITLHRFPQYSDQRKISAILIHIVPSSLNPIIYGVQSKEIKKFLSKFFQSRKICSLS